The Streptomyces lienomycini sequence GGGTGTCCACCGTGCCGGCCGTCAGGATCAGCCCGCTGCCGTTGACCATCTCGGTGCAGGGCCCGATGACCAGGTCCGGATGGACCCCGTCCATGATGTCGGGGTTGCCGCACTTGCCGAGCGCGACGATCCGCCCGTCGCGGATCCCCACGTCGGTCTTCACCACACCCCAGTGGTCGAGCACCACGACGCCGCCGATCACCAGGTCCGGGGTTCCCTCGGCCCGGGTGGCGTGCGACTGCCCCTGCGACTCGCGTCCGGACTTGCCGCCGCCGAAGACGGTCTCGTCGCCGCCGACACACCGGTCCTCCTCGACCTCGATGAGGATGTCGGTGTCGGCGAGCCGGATCCGGTCGCCCTTGGTGGGCCCGAGCGAGGCGACGTAGTCGCGCCGGTCGATCTCAGCCATCGAGGGCTCCTCCGCACGCGCCGCGCAGCCCGCGCACGATGCGCCGGCCACCGAGTGGAACGAGCTCGACCTCGACGGTGGCGCCCGGGTCGAAGCGCCGCATCCCACCGGCCAGGATGTTCAGCCGGTGCCCCCAGGCACGGTCACGGTCGAAGCTCAGCGCCGGGTTGACCTCGGCGAAGTGGTAGTGCGAACCGACGCTGACCGGGCGGTCCGCCGTGTTGAGGACCGAGACACTGATCACCGGACGGCCCGCGTTGATGGTCACCGGCCCGGGACCGTAGATGATCTGGCCCGGCGCCCCGGGCTCGTCGGCCGACTCCGCGCCGGGCTGCACCAACCCGGTCGACTCCCCCTTGCCCGACCCCGGAACGAGGGACTTGCCGCTGCCCGGACGCCGCTGCCGCTCGCTCACTGGATCGGCCCCTGCACCGCGATCAGCTTCGTGCCGTCCAGGAAGGTCGCCTCGACCTGGACCTGGGCGAGCATGTCGGCCACCCCGTCCATCACCTCGTCCCGGCGCAGCACGTTCCGGCCCGCGTCCTGGAGGTCCGCCTTGGTCCGTCCGTCGCGGGCCCCTTCGAGAAGGAAGGAGGAGATGATCGCCGTGGCCTCCGGGAGGTTGAGCTTGAGACCCCGCTCCCGGCGTTCCTCGGCGAGTCTGGCCGCCGTGTAGATCATCAGTCGCTCCCGCTCCTGAAGACTGAGCAGCATCACCGTCTCCGCTCTGTCCGCGCCGGTCGGCACGGACCGGCGGTTGCGTGTACCGGGAGCCAGCCTGGCACGGAGGCCGACGGAGGGAGGGGTGATGTTGCGCCACTGGGGGACTCCGCGGCGTGCGGACCGCCCGACACCTGTTCCCCACATCACTCAAAGGGGCATTCGGGATCTTCTGCCGCCCGCGTCCGGTCATGCTCTGACCGGACGCGCCGTCGACCAGGCGCGTTCGTGGCCACGTGAATTCCTGGGGAGAAGCATGACGGACTCGACACACCGGGGGCCGGGAGAGGACGACCGGGCCGTGCTGCTGGTCGCCGGACTGGCCGACCTGGCGGTGAGCGCGATCGGCTCGGCGGCGGGCGGGCTGCGGGGGCTCCTCGGCCGCTCGGACACCACCGACCTGGTGCGGGAGGCGGAACAGGATCTCCAGGCCCGGGGCAGGCTGGCCCTGGACCGGTACGCGCACGTGCCTCCGGCCCACCTGGAGGTCCTCGCGCAGCACGTGAAGGCACGCCGCGCAGCCGACGACGGCGATGTCTGACCGCTGGGACCAGGCCGACCTCAAGGCCCGCGTCGACCGCGTCCTGCGGAGCTTCCTCGACGAGGAGGCCGGACACCTGTCGGCGGTCGACGAAGCCCTCGCGCCCCTGGCCGGCCAACTGCGGACGGCCGCCGGACACGGCAAACGGCTGCGTGCGGCCTTCTGCTACTGGGGGTGGCGGGCGGCAGGGCAACCCGAGAGCGACGCGCTCGTACGGGCGGCGGCCTCCATGGAACTGGTGCACGCCGCCGCGATCGTCCACGACGACCTCATCGACGACAGCCGCCTGCGCCACGGCCTGCCCACCGCCCACGTCGCCCTGGAAGCCGTACTCGCCCGGGACGGCCGCCCCGACGCCGCGACGGCGGCGCGGTCCCTGGCCATGCTGGTGGGCGACCACCTCATGGTCCTCGCGGGCCGCCTGTTCACCACCAGCGGCCTGCCCGCCGCCTACCTCGCCCGCGCCCGCGACCTGTGGGCGGCCCTCGCCCGTGAACTCATCGCCGGCGAGTGCCTGGAGATCCTGCACACCGGTGGACCTCCGGACACCGACACCTCCCTGAAGGTCGTCCGCTACAAGACCGCCAAGTACACCGTCGAGCACCCCCTGCTCATCGGCGGCCTGCTGGCCGGCGCCGCCCCCGCACTGCGGGACACCTACCGGGCCTACGGACTGCCGCTCGGCGAGGCCTTCCAACTCCGCGACGACCTGCTCGGCCTGTTCGGGGAGCAGGAACGCACCGGGAAGGCGGGCCTGGACGACCTGCGCGCCCACCGGCCCACCGCACTGCTCGCCGAGACCTGGAAGGCCGCCGACGCGTCCCAACGGGAGTGGCTGCGGCGCCTGCTGGGCCGTGGTGACCTGGACACGACCCACCTGCACGACGTGCGCCGCCTCATGCGTGAGCTGAAGGCACCGCAACGGGTCGAGCAGATGATCGCCGACCGCGTGGAGCGGGCCACCCGCGCCCTGGACGCCCCCGGGACGCCACCGCACGCGCGCC is a genomic window containing:
- a CDS encoding urease subunit beta, which produces MQPGAESADEPGAPGQIIYGPGPVTINAGRPVISVSVLNTADRPVSVGSHYHFAEVNPALSFDRDRAWGHRLNILAGGMRRFDPGATVEVELVPLGGRRIVRGLRGACGGALDG
- a CDS encoding urease subunit gamma, with product MLLSLQERERLMIYTAARLAEERRERGLKLNLPEATAIISSFLLEGARDGRTKADLQDAGRNVLRRDEVMDGVADMLAQVQVEATFLDGTKLIAVQGPIQ
- a CDS encoding polyprenyl synthetase family protein, yielding MSDRWDQADLKARVDRVLRSFLDEEAGHLSAVDEALAPLAGQLRTAAGHGKRLRAAFCYWGWRAAGQPESDALVRAAASMELVHAAAIVHDDLIDDSRLRHGLPTAHVALEAVLARDGRPDAATAARSLAMLVGDHLMVLAGRLFTTSGLPAAYLARARDLWAALARELIAGECLEILHTGGPPDTDTSLKVVRYKTAKYTVEHPLLIGGLLAGAAPALRDTYRAYGLPLGEAFQLRDDLLGLFGEQERTGKAGLDDLRAHRPTALLAETWKAADASQREWLRRLLGRGDLDTTHLHDVRRLMRELKAPQRVEQMIADRVERATRALDAPGTPPHARRALRELAQQATDRIH
- a CDS encoding polyprenyl synthetase, whose translation is MTDSTHRGPGEDDRAVLLVAGLADLAVSAIGSAAGGLRGLLGRSDTTDLVREAEQDLQARGRLALDRYAHVPPAHLEVLAQHVKARRAADDGDV